Proteins encoded together in one Lysinibacillus sp. FSL K6-0232 window:
- a CDS encoding putative polysaccharide biosynthesis protein, protein MSQSTFVKSTLVLTVATLLSKIIGSMFRIPLQNIAGDDVLGIFSLVYPVYMVALYLSVAGIPIAISKLIAEAKTQNDATKIKKIYVTASILALSFGVISFTIIYGFSSQIANALGGPSTEIALIVVALTLLVAPYMAVYRGFFQGFGDMRPTAISQVVEQFVRVALILLVAYFLVAMNYSNDIVAGGIMAGSVIGALSSLLYLRLKYFRSSFKVTSKEKYAAKDFSMWSKTILKISIPIAIGSVTMALFNFVDSFTVSYGLRSAGADASEINYLYGIYGRGLTLVQITTVFASSIILPLVPLITTKLAENKLDDTRSIIEQTHRMTHLISWPAAIGLLALTLPLNLALFKDLEGSLMLAMINLSSVFTSLTLLGTGILQGMNAAKAGALIIISGVVLKIFANIFFIQAFGLDGAAYATLFVYLVLFIVNSIVIYRMIRFTVLGADTIKMIVASIVMGALVGLPTLWLDIADWSRLWALGYLIVTITIGGAIYFLLLWVMKAIHKQDLKKIPIIGKRFS, encoded by the coding sequence ATGAGTCAATCAACCTTTGTGAAAAGCACCCTAGTCTTAACAGTTGCTACATTGCTATCAAAAATAATTGGCAGTATGTTCCGTATCCCACTGCAAAATATTGCTGGGGATGATGTACTCGGAATTTTTAGTCTTGTCTATCCTGTTTATATGGTGGCATTGTACTTATCTGTGGCGGGTATTCCAATCGCCATTTCGAAGCTAATTGCAGAAGCCAAGACGCAAAATGATGCAACAAAAATCAAGAAAATTTATGTAACCGCAAGCATCCTTGCTCTATCCTTTGGCGTCATTAGTTTTACAATCATCTACGGCTTTTCTAGTCAAATTGCCAATGCGCTTGGTGGGCCTTCAACAGAAATTGCATTAATTGTTGTTGCCCTTACATTGCTTGTTGCACCATATATGGCTGTGTATCGAGGATTTTTCCAAGGCTTTGGTGATATGCGCCCTACTGCTATTTCTCAAGTAGTTGAGCAGTTTGTGCGTGTTGCGTTAATTTTACTTGTTGCCTATTTCCTTGTTGCTATGAATTATTCGAATGATATTGTAGCTGGTGGTATTATGGCTGGCTCTGTTATTGGCGCATTGAGCTCATTGCTTTATTTACGTCTTAAATATTTCCGTTCTTCGTTTAAAGTAACAAGCAAGGAGAAATATGCTGCTAAAGATTTTTCTATGTGGAGTAAAACTATTTTAAAAATCTCCATCCCTATTGCAATTGGCTCTGTCACAATGGCACTCTTTAATTTTGTGGACTCCTTCACAGTTTCCTATGGGTTAAGAAGTGCAGGAGCAGATGCTAGTGAAATTAACTATCTTTATGGTATTTATGGTCGAGGACTAACATTGGTGCAAATTACAACCGTTTTTGCCTCTTCGATTATTCTACCGCTTGTGCCGTTAATTACAACGAAGCTTGCGGAAAATAAGCTGGATGATACACGTAGCATTATTGAGCAAACACATCGTATGACACATCTTATTTCCTGGCCAGCTGCTATTGGGCTTCTAGCCTTAACCTTGCCTTTAAATCTAGCCCTTTTTAAAGACTTAGAGGGAAGCTTAATGTTAGCAATGATTAACCTTAGCTCTGTTTTTACATCCTTAACGCTGCTTGGTACGGGAATTTTGCAAGGGATGAATGCAGCGAAAGCAGGGGCATTGATTATTATAAGTGGTGTTGTGCTTAAAATATTTGCCAATATCTTCTTTATTCAGGCATTTGGTCTTGATGGTGCTGCCTATGCAACATTGTTTGTATACCTTGTGTTATTTATTGTGAATTCTATTGTTATTTATCGTATGATTCGCTTTACTGTTCTTGGAGCAGATACAATTAAAATGATTGTGGCTTCAATTGTTATGGGCGCACTTGTTGGTTTACCAACATTATGGCTGGATATTGCAGATTGGTCACGATTATGGGCACTTGGGTATTTGATTGTCACAATTACAATTGGAGGAGCTATTTACTTCCTTCTACTATGGGTAATGAAAGCTATTCATAAACAAGATTTAAAGAAAATCCCGATTATCGGCAAAAGATTTTCATAA
- a CDS encoding WecB/TagA/CpsF family glycosyltransferase, giving the protein MGVPFLHIHQQGFVDLLVQRIEQQEKTFVVTANPEVVMQANENPTVMNYLKQATYICADGIGVVKAAQILGDSLPERVTGYDTMVRLLEVGQQKRFKIYLLGAQKDTIEKTVANIRKTYPNVEVVGYHDGFFDWHNNTIAEEIAALQPDLVFVALGVPRQEKWITENLGQFSKGVFIGVGGSFDVIAGTVKRAPIIWQKLNLEWFYRLLRQPSRFGRMLVLPRFALKVFTSKLKGQGAAK; this is encoded by the coding sequence ATGGGCGTACCCTTTTTACATATTCATCAGCAAGGGTTTGTTGATTTACTCGTTCAGCGTATTGAACAGCAAGAAAAGACTTTCGTTGTCACAGCTAACCCTGAAGTGGTAATGCAGGCAAATGAAAATCCTACTGTGATGAATTATTTAAAGCAAGCGACATATATTTGCGCAGATGGGATTGGTGTTGTGAAAGCAGCACAAATACTTGGTGATTCGCTGCCAGAGCGTGTCACTGGCTATGATACAATGGTACGCCTTTTAGAAGTCGGACAGCAAAAGCGCTTTAAAATTTATTTATTGGGCGCACAAAAAGACACGATTGAAAAAACTGTAGCGAATATTCGAAAGACGTATCCAAATGTTGAGGTTGTTGGCTATCATGATGGATTTTTTGACTGGCATAACAATACTATTGCAGAGGAAATCGCTGCGCTACAGCCTGACCTTGTGTTTGTAGCATTAGGTGTACCAAGGCAGGAAAAATGGATTACGGAAAATCTTGGGCAATTTTCAAAGGGTGTCTTTATCGGTGTAGGTGGCTCCTTTGATGTTATCGCTGGCACTGTCAAGCGTGCGCCCATTATTTGGCAAAAGCTAAACCTTGAATGGTTCTATCGATTGCTACGCCAGCCAAGTCGTTTTGGGAGAATGCTTGTACTTCCCCGCTTTGCACTGAAGGTTTTCACATCAAAGCTTAAAGGTCAAGGTGCAGCAAAATGA
- a CDS encoding S-layer homology domain-containing protein, protein MKRTLPLYGAVLAGMLYLAPTTAAAEDISKHWAYHEMNYLIENDLMKGDELGNYRPNAAVTRAEFAAFLVRTLNLPAASSSQTFVDVKKDDWYYGVVQQASYYGLIKGDDQGKFNPKAYIDRQQMAAMLKRALHHLDIPTSLSPITFNDNARIAKWAYADVQAVVAAGLLGGKPNNQFAPLAQTTRAEAATVLYRLIHLDAPATGNKQYITTNYSHNYASVVSKQAGNNPKVDGAGVFTASEALVSYYVHPKSFMQDSPSYYQFLKLSTVVNNLSAKELDEKVLANKGSLNGMGDAFIEAGMKYNVNAIYLLSHALHETNNGSSALIKGIEVGLDQTGKPTMVTPDNRESLTDIKTTYNAYGIGAIDANANKHGAERAYTNGWFTVRDAIIGGTEFVTERYISQGQDTLYKMRWNPDNPTVHQYATHVMWAEVQAKKIYDLYELIGADATTNLVFDIPVYQGQPAAITLPDPTKRYAVDPSLAGATGMPTINLNMRTYPNTADNASIITNLPKDTTFKVLGENGGWLKVRANGQEGWVLDDYVQLENGLQVTNMNIMLNVRSEPSTTSNIIGTVKPNGFIIGAVDDKGEFITNGDWYQVIYNGKTGWVHSDYIVKK, encoded by the coding sequence ATGAAACGAACATTACCTCTATATGGGGCTGTGCTTGCGGGTATGCTATATCTTGCACCTACTACGGCTGCAGCGGAAGATATCTCGAAGCATTGGGCCTACCATGAAATGAACTATCTTATTGAAAATGATTTAATGAAAGGAGATGAACTTGGTAATTATCGTCCAAATGCTGCTGTTACACGTGCAGAGTTTGCGGCATTTCTTGTGCGCACGCTTAACCTACCAGCCGCTTCTAGTAGTCAAACATTTGTCGATGTAAAAAAAGATGACTGGTATTACGGTGTTGTTCAGCAGGCTAGCTATTATGGGCTTATTAAAGGTGATGATCAGGGTAAGTTTAATCCAAAGGCATATATTGATCGTCAGCAAATGGCAGCAATGTTAAAAAGGGCTCTTCACCATTTAGATATTCCAACATCTCTCTCTCCTATTACGTTTAATGATAATGCGCGTATTGCAAAATGGGCTTATGCGGATGTACAAGCCGTTGTTGCTGCAGGGCTGCTTGGTGGCAAGCCGAATAATCAATTTGCACCGCTTGCGCAAACAACTCGTGCTGAGGCGGCGACTGTGCTTTATCGCTTAATCCACCTTGATGCGCCTGCTACTGGTAATAAGCAATATATCACGACAAACTACTCGCACAATTATGCTAGTGTGGTAAGTAAGCAGGCTGGTAATAATCCGAAGGTTGATGGTGCTGGTGTTTTCACGGCTAGCGAGGCACTAGTGTCATACTATGTACATCCAAAAAGCTTTATGCAGGATAGCCCATCCTATTATCAATTTTTAAAGCTATCGACTGTTGTGAACAATCTAAGTGCAAAAGAATTAGATGAGAAGGTGCTGGCGAATAAAGGAAGCTTAAATGGTATGGGTGATGCCTTTATTGAGGCAGGAATGAAATACAATGTTAATGCGATTTATTTGTTATCACATGCATTACATGAAACGAACAATGGCTCCTCTGCGCTTATTAAAGGGATTGAGGTCGGGCTTGATCAAACTGGGAAGCCTACTATGGTAACACCTGACAATCGAGAAAGTCTAACGGATATAAAGACAACTTATAATGCTTATGGTATTGGCGCAATTGATGCAAATGCGAATAAACATGGGGCAGAGCGTGCTTATACAAATGGCTGGTTTACAGTAAGAGATGCGATTATTGGCGGCACGGAGTTTGTAACAGAGCGCTATATTAGTCAGGGGCAGGATACATTGTATAAAATGCGCTGGAATCCTGATAACCCTACAGTTCATCAGTATGCAACACATGTGATGTGGGCAGAGGTACAGGCGAAAAAGATTTATGACCTTTATGAATTAATTGGTGCGGATGCAACAACAAATTTAGTATTTGATATTCCTGTTTATCAAGGACAGCCTGCTGCTATTACGTTACCAGACCCGACAAAGCGCTATGCGGTAGACCCTAGTTTAGCTGGCGCAACTGGCATGCCAACAATTAATTTGAATATGCGAACTTACCCGAATACAGCAGATAATGCTTCAATTATTACAAATTTGCCGAAGGATACAACGTTTAAGGTGCTTGGTGAAAATGGTGGCTGGTTGAAAGTTAGAGCAAATGGACAAGAAGGCTGGGTGCTTGATGATTATGTTCAGCTTGAAAATGGCTTACAGGTTACTAATATGAATATTATGCTGAATGTTCGCAGTGAGCCTTCTACAACAAGTAATATTATTGGCACAGTGAAACCAAATGGCTTTATTATTGGCGCTGTGGATGATAAAGGTGAATTTATTACAAATGGCGATTGGTATCAGGTGATTTACAATGGCAAAACAGGATGGGTTCATAGCGATTATATTGTTAAAAAATGA
- a CDS encoding S-layer homology domain-containing protein produces the protein MAKQNKGRKFFAASATAALVASAIVPVASAAQVNDLNKVSGYAKEAVQNLVDNGVIRGDQNGNFNPLNAISRAEAAEIFAKALNLTASGDVNFKDVKSNLWYYDSITAVVEQGIFEGVSTTEFAPSKNLTRSEAAKILVEAFGFEGEADVDGFADASQIKPWAKQYLEIAVANGIFEGTDANRLNPNNSITRQDFALTFQRALNLVDNEIPEEAAFVKAINNTTVEVTLSEEVSNVQALDFAIEGLEIKNASVKQTDKKVVVLTTASQTAEKEYVVTLDGEAIGGFKGIAAVVPTKVELVTPSVQGKLGQEVKLQAKVSVGEGQSKAGIPVTFNIPGNNNDAVNPTIVGEAVTNEEGIATYSYTRYRADDDAVTAYATGDRSKFALGYVFWGVDTILSIEEVTTGDTINNGANKTYKITYKNPKTGNTEANKTFNVGFVENMNVTSDKVANATINGVAAKQLNNVTTPEVAKVTTDSKGEATFTVSGTNTEVTPVVFDVNTTANESANLYKASLLQASASKVKFAAVQAEYTIEVTREGGEVAALADSNNINGREYKVIVKDKDGKVAKNEIVNVAFNEDLDRVISTNTNAKFINNEDEVFYPTTAGTDGNTAKQITVKTDEKGEAKFYIGSEVKDDYATPVAWIDINTSNAKEATLDEGEPKTVAPISYFKQAYLDGASVKSYDADGKKKDKFDGAAEATFKAELVNQSNKVIKTVSPKSVTYTVRNTGANDVLVAGEIVSPGRNITLSFPGKLTSSDLKVKLRDAEKSSSVHVVATGVAVNPVDGKDFAFTAKEATATFTASVDVPNNYIGHVVAVNKADETLTFKGKKAISLKGAKFVSENNSPLADLDEFVKELEKFEKGVEVQYSKDADGNVTFKIVRALIGGDAGDKVAVDQYKSTLNKAVETTAYSPGELATATVDTAQILQTAGQTIEVNGVKFTYYNTSGGIVTPESNYYNSSADLEFKIKERTGINATVSGNVLTLSAAKDGKFNYAVNGGAKLESTDGKLGKSQEVTFTFSNALNIAVGDAVKVVANGTTATGTVASTADGKKSVTVKFVARITGPVTTFEVTDSTKKNIVTVKDSSVPLNN, from the coding sequence ATGGCAAAGCAAAACAAAGGCCGTAAGTTCTTCGCGGCATCAGCAACAGCTGCATTAGTTGCATCAGCAATCGTTCCTGTAGCATCTGCTGCGCAAGTAAATGATTTAAATAAAGTTTCTGGTTACGCAAAAGAGGCTGTTCAAAACTTAGTTGACAACGGCGTAATCCGAGGTGATCAAAACGGGAACTTCAACCCACTTAACGCTATCTCTCGTGCAGAAGCTGCTGAAATCTTCGCTAAAGCTTTAAACCTAACAGCTAGTGGCGATGTAAACTTCAAAGATGTAAAATCTAACCTTTGGTACTATGACTCAATTACAGCTGTTGTAGAACAAGGTATCTTTGAAGGTGTAAGCACAACTGAATTTGCACCAAGCAAAAACTTAACTCGTTCTGAAGCTGCTAAAATTTTAGTAGAAGCTTTCGGTTTTGAAGGTGAAGCAGACGTAGATGGTTTTGCTGACGCTTCTCAAATCAAGCCTTGGGCGAAACAATACTTAGAAATCGCAGTAGCAAATGGTATCTTCGAAGGTACTGATGCAAACCGTCTTAACCCGAACAACTCAATCACTCGTCAAGACTTTGCATTAACATTCCAACGTGCGCTTAACCTAGTGGACAACGAAATTCCAGAAGAAGCTGCATTTGTAAAAGCTATTAACAACACAACTGTTGAAGTAACATTAAGCGAAGAGGTTTCAAACGTACAAGCTCTTGACTTTGCGATTGAAGGCTTAGAAATCAAAAACGCTTCTGTGAAACAAACAGACAAAAAAGTAGTTGTATTAACAACAGCTTCTCAAACAGCTGAAAAAGAGTATGTTGTAACACTTGATGGCGAAGCAATCGGCGGATTCAAAGGTATCGCTGCTGTCGTACCAACTAAAGTAGAATTAGTAACTCCTTCCGTACAAGGTAAACTTGGTCAAGAAGTTAAACTTCAAGCTAAAGTTTCTGTAGGCGAAGGTCAATCTAAAGCTGGTATCCCTGTTACTTTCAACATTCCAGGTAATAATAATGATGCTGTTAATCCAACAATTGTAGGTGAAGCAGTAACAAATGAAGAGGGTATTGCTACTTATTCTTACACTCGCTACCGTGCTGATGACGATGCTGTAACTGCATATGCAACTGGCGATCGTTCTAAATTTGCACTTGGCTATGTATTCTGGGGTGTAGATACAATTCTTTCAATTGAAGAAGTAACTACAGGCGATACAATTAACAACGGTGCGAACAAAACTTACAAAATTACTTACAAAAACCCTAAAACTGGTAACACAGAAGCTAACAAAACATTCAACGTTGGTTTTGTTGAAAACATGAACGTAACATCTGATAAAGTAGCAAACGCTACAATTAACGGTGTTGCAGCAAAACAATTAAACAATGTTACTACTCCAGAAGTAGCAAAAGTGACAACTGACTCTAAAGGTGAGGCTACGTTCACAGTTTCTGGTACAAACACAGAAGTAACACCTGTAGTATTTGATGTAAATACTACTGCGAACGAAAGCGCAAACCTTTACAAAGCTTCTTTACTACAAGCTTCTGCTTCTAAAGTGAAATTTGCAGCAGTACAAGCAGAGTACACTATTGAGGTAACTCGTGAAGGTGGCGAAGTAGCTGCACTTGCTGACAGCAACAATATCAATGGTCGTGAATACAAAGTTATCGTAAAAGATAAAGATGGTAAAGTAGCGAAAAATGAAATTGTTAATGTTGCATTCAACGAAGATTTAGATCGTGTAATTTCAACAAATACAAACGCTAAATTTATTAATAATGAAGATGAAGTTTTCTATCCTACTACTGCTGGTACTGATGGAAACACAGCTAAACAAATCACTGTGAAAACAGATGAAAAAGGTGAAGCTAAATTCTATATCGGTTCTGAGGTAAAAGATGACTATGCAACACCAGTAGCTTGGATTGATATCAATACATCTAATGCTAAAGAAGCTACACTTGATGAAGGCGAACCAAAAACAGTTGCACCAATTTCTTACTTCAAACAAGCATATCTTGATGGTGCATCAGTAAAATCTTATGATGCAGATGGTAAGAAAAAAGATAAGTTTGATGGTGCTGCTGAAGCAACATTTAAAGCTGAATTAGTAAACCAAAGTAATAAAGTAATTAAAACAGTGTCACCTAAATCAGTAACTTACACAGTACGTAACACAGGTGCAAATGATGTTTTAGTAGCTGGAGAAATTGTTTCACCAGGTCGTAACATTACACTATCATTCCCTGGTAAGTTAACTTCATCTGATTTAAAAGTGAAACTTAGAGATGCTGAGAAGTCATCATCTGTACATGTAGTTGCTACTGGTGTAGCAGTTAACCCTGTTGATGGTAAAGATTTTGCATTCACTGCTAAAGAAGCAACTGCAACATTTACAGCTTCAGTTGATGTACCTAACAACTATATTGGTCATGTTGTAGCTGTTAATAAAGCAGATGAAACTTTAACATTTAAAGGTAAAAAAGCTATTTCTCTTAAAGGTGCAAAATTTGTATCTGAAAATAATTCTCCACTTGCAGATTTAGATGAATTTGTTAAAGAATTAGAGAAGTTCGAAAAGGGTGTTGAAGTACAATACAGTAAAGATGCTGATGGCAACGTGACATTTAAAATTGTACGTGCGCTTATTGGTGGTGACGCTGGTGATAAAGTAGCTGTTGATCAATACAAATCTACTTTAAATAAAGCTGTTGAAACTACAGCTTATTCTCCTGGTGAACTTGCAACTGCAACTGTTGATACTGCTCAGATTCTTCAAACAGCAGGTCAAACAATCGAAGTGAATGGCGTGAAGTTCACGTATTATAATACATCTGGTGGTATAGTGACGCCTGAGTCAAATTACTATAATTCTTCTGCTGACTTAGAATTCAAAATTAAAGAGCGTACAGGCATTAATGCTACAGTTAGTGGTAATGTTCTTACATTATCAGCTGCTAAAGATGGTAAGTTCAACTACGCTGTTAATGGTGGTGCTAAATTAGAGAGTACTGATGGTAAACTAGGTAAATCTCAAGAAGTTACATTTACATTCTCTAATGCATTGAATATTGCAGTAGGAGATGCAGTAAAAGTTGTAGCTAATGGTACAACTGCTACTGGTACTGTGGCTTCTACAGCAGATGGTAAGAAATCTGTAACTGTGAAATTTGTAGCACGAATTACAGGTCCTGTTACTACATTCGAAGTAACTGATTCAACTAAAAAGAATATAGTAACTGTTAAAGACAGTAGCGTACCTCTTAATAACTAA
- a CDS encoding tetratricopeptide repeat protein: MRLKESTRKYILLGMILFTVIGLISAKVVAKGQNDEFLTEDMLYQQASQLFNQGDYAEAATLIDELLLKQPDLEVVNYLGGLIAAGNDDYSKGAILLQKTLDINPHKVEDEMFMLQFGELLFFAERLEDAKVVLEKCRDSGWTSETYPMYQERVTELLTQIENMQ, from the coding sequence ATGCGACTTAAAGAATCTACAAGAAAATATATATTATTAGGAATGATTTTATTTACTGTCATTGGACTTATTTCTGCAAAAGTAGTAGCAAAAGGTCAAAACGATGAATTTTTAACAGAGGATATGCTGTATCAGCAAGCCAGCCAACTTTTTAATCAAGGTGATTATGCAGAGGCAGCTACTTTGATTGATGAATTATTACTTAAACAGCCAGATTTAGAAGTAGTCAATTATTTGGGTGGACTAATTGCTGCTGGTAATGATGATTATAGTAAGGGAGCTATTTTGTTACAGAAAACATTAGATATCAATCCCCATAAAGTGGAGGATGAAATGTTTATGTTACAATTTGGAGAATTATTATTTTTTGCGGAGCGGCTTGAAGATGCAAAAGTTGTATTGGAGAAGTGTCGTGATTCGGGCTGGACTTCAGAGACATATCCAATGTATCAGGAACGTGTGACAGAATTATTAACTCAAATTGAGAATATGCAATAA
- a CDS encoding O-antigen ligase family protein, with amino-acid sequence MARFYEEIHKSDVASDERENIQSRANIDKWIFRLLLLLIGLMPLIVMGSTREILSPLISNQEVLSSGIKGDLFTYYKSLMIIVITIITSILFVSKIFFMNGQIRKTPFNYILGLLLTAILLSTIFSPSISIALNGQPNRSEGAIVWVCYIALIFIAINIQYPKNFMRSIMYCMIPFVLLNVFFITMNFYGKDMLQQEWLRIFVSMTLPAESTISDGSHLLGTLNQWNYMSGMFGMMTVMYLAYSILSKGTLEKIVTLVMAIVSMAITFMSVSTSGFFAIVCIIPLIIWLIFKSNDSKRASLVFALFFIVSGINMHILASENDKVWSESIGFFYKGTNPYTEIIENSESNSRSSFELGLLGEKAFAAENSFELPVLPEGAWSGGTGRTYIWKETLKLVEERPWLGYGLDTLVYHFPHYQLEARGNLLIETIVDKPHNVYLGVLFGTGIFGFIFYMLFVIGTLKGVIKELFAKKEATTLATLAVVWLAFLIQSLFNDTTPAMTGTLFVLVGMLLGIQYNKKEINGGN; translated from the coding sequence ATGGCTCGGTTTTACGAAGAAATACATAAATCAGATGTGGCGAGCGATGAAAGAGAAAACATACAATCGCGTGCAAATATAGATAAATGGATTTTTAGGTTATTATTATTATTAATAGGCCTTATGCCATTAATTGTTATGGGGAGTACAAGAGAAATATTAAGTCCCTTAATTTCAAACCAAGAAGTACTATCATCTGGTATTAAAGGTGATTTATTTACCTACTACAAATCATTAATGATTATAGTGATTACAATCATTACTAGTATATTGTTTGTGAGTAAAATCTTTTTTATGAATGGTCAAATTCGAAAAACACCATTTAATTATATTTTAGGCTTATTACTGACAGCTATTCTTTTATCAACTATATTTTCACCAAGTATTAGTATTGCATTAAATGGTCAACCTAATCGTTCAGAAGGTGCAATCGTTTGGGTTTGTTATATTGCGTTAATATTTATTGCGATAAATATCCAATACCCTAAAAATTTCATGCGTTCTATTATGTATTGTATGATACCTTTTGTTTTGTTGAATGTGTTTTTCATTACAATGAATTTTTATGGTAAAGATATGTTACAGCAAGAATGGTTAAGAATTTTCGTATCTATGACTTTACCAGCAGAAAGCACAATTAGTGATGGTTCACATCTTTTAGGTACTTTAAATCAATGGAACTATATGAGTGGGATGTTTGGTATGATGACAGTTATGTATCTAGCTTATAGTATTTTAAGTAAAGGTACTCTGGAAAAAATTGTAACACTAGTAATGGCTATTGTATCAATGGCTATCACATTTATGTCTGTTTCTACAAGTGGTTTTTTTGCAATTGTCTGTATCATACCACTAATTATTTGGTTAATTTTCAAATCAAATGATAGTAAAAGAGCATCACTAGTTTTTGCGCTATTTTTTATTGTAAGTGGAATCAATATGCATATACTAGCTTCTGAAAATGATAAAGTATGGTCTGAATCCATTGGGTTCTTCTATAAAGGAACAAACCCATACACTGAGATTATAGAAAATAGTGAATCAAACAGTAGGTCTAGTTTTGAATTAGGATTATTAGGAGAAAAGGCTTTTGCAGCAGAAAATTCTTTTGAATTGCCTGTGCTACCAGAGGGAGCTTGGAGTGGAGGAACAGGACGTACATATATATGGAAAGAAACATTAAAGTTAGTAGAAGAACGTCCATGGTTAGGGTATGGATTAGATACATTGGTATATCATTTCCCTCATTACCAGTTAGAAGCAAGAGGGAATTTATTGATTGAAACAATTGTAGATAAGCCTCATAATGTGTATTTAGGTGTTTTGTTTGGAACAGGTATTTTCGGATTTATTTTCTATATGCTATTTGTTATTGGAACATTAAAAGGGGTAATTAAAGAGCTATTTGCTAAAAAAGAAGCAACTACATTAGCAACACTAGCTGTTGTTTGGTTAGCCTTCTTAATACAATCATTATTCAATGATACAACACCTGCAATGACAGGAACATTATTTGTATTAGTAGGTATGCTGCTAGGTATTCAATATAATAAAAAAGAAATTAATGGAGGCAATTAA
- the gmd gene encoding GDP-mannose 4,6-dehydratase yields the protein MKTALITGITGQDGSYLADLLLEKGYKVYGLVRRTSTPIMVNIEHIQDKVELISGDITDLSSLIRIVEKIQPDEVYNLAAQSFVGTSWEQPILTGNTTGLAVTNMLEAVRIAKPDARFYQASSSEMFGKVVETPQKETTPFYPRSPYGVAKLYGHWITVNYRESFDMYACSGILFNHESPRRGVEFVTRKITDAVAKIKLGLATELRLGNLDAKRDWGFAGDYVKAMWLMLQQDKPEDFVISTGETHTVEEFVTIAFEHVGLNWKDYVVIDEKFVRPAEVDLLLGDCTKAKETLGWELEVSFEQLVKMMVDEDLKKYEAMTK from the coding sequence ATGAAAACAGCTTTAATTACAGGAATTACAGGGCAAGATGGTTCATATCTTGCAGATCTTTTATTAGAAAAAGGATATAAAGTATATGGTTTAGTACGCCGTACAAGCACACCAATCATGGTAAATATCGAGCATATTCAGGATAAAGTTGAATTAATTTCAGGAGATATTACGGATTTATCTTCATTGATTCGCATTGTTGAAAAGATTCAACCAGATGAAGTATATAATTTAGCAGCACAATCATTTGTAGGAACTTCTTGGGAACAACCTATTTTAACAGGGAATACAACAGGTTTAGCAGTGACAAACATGTTAGAAGCGGTGCGCATTGCGAAGCCAGATGCGCGATTTTACCAAGCTTCCTCATCAGAGATGTTTGGTAAAGTGGTAGAAACACCACAAAAAGAAACAACACCATTTTATCCACGTAGCCCATATGGTGTAGCTAAATTATATGGTCACTGGATTACAGTAAACTATCGTGAAAGTTTTGACATGTATGCTTGCTCAGGCATTTTATTCAACCATGAATCACCTCGCCGCGGTGTAGAATTTGTAACGCGTAAAATTACAGATGCAGTAGCGAAAATTAAATTAGGTCTTGCAACAGAGCTACGTCTAGGCAATTTAGATGCGAAGCGTGACTGGGGATTTGCAGGGGATTATGTAAAAGCAATGTGGTTAATGTTACAACAAGATAAACCAGAAGACTTTGTTATTTCTACAGGTGAAACACATACAGTTGAAGAATTCGTAACAATTGCGTTTGAGCATGTAGGGTTAAATTGGAAAGACTATGTTGTAATTGATGAGAAATTTGTCCGTCCAGCAGAAGTAGATTTACTACTAGGTGATTGTACAAAGGCAAAAGAAACATTAGGCTGGGAATTAGAAGTATCATTTGAGCAACTGGTAAAAATGATGGTTGATGAAGATTTGAAAAAGTATGAAGCGATGACAAAGTAA